A part of Myxococcus landrumus genomic DNA contains:
- a CDS encoding cytochrome P450, translating to MPNLLSRGLFNLFFGSRRKPLASLPGPPPGILGNLGDFLGAPPWDVCARYARTHGPVSVAWLGPSPALVLNDPAVIHEVMETRRLEFEKGNIGTQIRHSVTDDTPFIADQGEDWARKHAMDPLAQPWTPAWRAAQVEPLRAAIEESVESLLREPSLDLALALRKLTFDAFCVATVGEKVPTSVYDDFILLAAAADARIQAKLPLRFVSPPKGFAAAKERFYGLFADKIRAARQAPSPHRVDLMSWTLREMPDFDDQVHAHLLGGFFFGGVFSSSTTLTGAVHQLQKYPAVEERLARESAALMQVPLDLERLKGGSWGEAVAYEALRILPAVRVFMRRSPLAPTQLAGVTLPPGTTLMISNQHLHRDATHWVHPEVFDPERWLNGGAALNPLGSGHFFPFGRGPRACVAGDFAMVYLRTALATLSARVRIQVDSTEPFEEGFFFGVVLPKGVTGKFVARQRATDSTPMGAPPSSAVESA from the coding sequence TTGCCGAACCTGCTCTCTCGTGGCCTGTTCAACCTGTTCTTCGGTTCCCGCCGCAAACCACTCGCCAGCCTGCCGGGCCCGCCCCCGGGCATCTTGGGCAACCTGGGGGACTTCCTGGGTGCGCCTCCGTGGGATGTCTGCGCCCGCTACGCACGCACCCATGGGCCCGTCTCCGTCGCGTGGCTCGGCCCCTCGCCCGCCCTGGTGCTCAACGACCCCGCGGTCATCCATGAGGTGATGGAGACGCGGCGCCTGGAGTTCGAGAAGGGGAACATCGGCACCCAGATTCGCCACTCCGTCACGGACGACACGCCCTTCATCGCGGACCAGGGCGAGGACTGGGCCCGCAAGCACGCCATGGACCCGCTGGCGCAGCCGTGGACCCCCGCGTGGCGGGCGGCCCAGGTGGAGCCCTTGCGGGCGGCCATCGAGGAGTCCGTGGAGTCGCTGCTCCGGGAGCCCTCGCTCGACCTGGCGCTCGCGCTGCGCAAGCTGACGTTCGATGCGTTCTGCGTGGCCACGGTGGGTGAGAAGGTGCCCACGTCCGTGTACGACGACTTCATCCTGCTGGCGGCGGCGGCAGATGCGCGCATCCAGGCCAAGCTGCCGCTGCGGTTCGTCTCGCCGCCCAAGGGCTTCGCCGCCGCGAAGGAGCGCTTCTATGGGCTCTTCGCGGACAAGATTCGCGCGGCGCGACAGGCCCCCTCCCCGCACCGCGTGGACCTGATGTCCTGGACGCTGCGCGAGATGCCCGACTTCGACGACCAGGTCCACGCCCACCTGCTGGGTGGGTTCTTCTTCGGCGGCGTCTTCTCCTCGAGCACCACGCTGACGGGCGCGGTCCACCAGCTCCAGAAGTACCCCGCGGTCGAGGAGCGGCTGGCGCGAGAGTCCGCCGCGCTGATGCAGGTGCCGCTCGACCTCGAGCGCTTGAAGGGTGGGAGCTGGGGCGAGGCGGTGGCCTACGAGGCGCTGCGCATCCTGCCCGCGGTGCGCGTCTTCATGCGCCGCTCGCCCCTGGCGCCCACGCAACTGGCGGGTGTCACGCTGCCCCCCGGCACGACGCTCATGATATCCAACCAGCACCTGCACCGGGATGCCACCCACTGGGTTCACCCAGAGGTGTTCGACCCGGAGCGTTGGTTGAATGGTGGCGCGGCCCTGAATCCCCTGGGCAGTGGCCACTTCTTCCCTTTCGGCCGAGGCCCTCGTGCCTGCGTCGCCGGGGACTTCGCGATGGTGTACCTGCGCACGGCGCTCGCCACCCTCTCTGCCCGCGTGCGCATCCAGGTCGACTCGACGGAGCCCTTCGAGGAGGGCTTCTTCTTCGGCGTGGTGCTGCCCAAGGGCGTCACCGGAAAGTTCGTCGCGCGCCAACGCGCCACTGACAGCACCCCCATGGGAGCCCCTCCCTCCTCC